The Daucus carota subsp. sativus chromosome 9, DH1 v3.0, whole genome shotgun sequence genome window below encodes:
- the LOC108202774 gene encoding uncharacterized protein LOC108202774 isoform X1 has translation MYPKVKVRDEAQDVDEDDYATRFCKALDALSLHNFPSPPVKELEDNSLPSVVKIPKSYVSKPVMPMAPVSRGSAKSIKIKVVEEEKQNIRASSVPRPRAVLSSPDNDGLLKSKQKSRPERSSGLRNHNQCQNRHVQCKVVPKSIDAEGRPINKTRETNEAVHSRINPKVIRVSPLAEPNKRAYLRKG, from the exons a TGTATCCAAAGGTGAAGGTGAGAGATGAAGCACAAGATGTTGATGAAGATGATTATGCTACAAGATTCTGTAAGGCTTTGGATGCTCTGTCCTTGCATAATTTTCCATCTCCCCCAG TAAAGGAACTTGAAGACAATTCTCTGCCGTCAGTAGTAAAAATTCCCAAGTCATATGTCTCAAAGCCAGTCATGCCAATGGCTCCTGTATCCAGAG GATCAGCAAAGAGCATCAAAATAAAAGTTGTGgaggaagaaaaacaaaatattagagCTAGTTCAGTCCCCCGACCACGTGCTGTCTTATCTAGTCCTG ATAATGATGGTTTACTTAAAAGTAAGCAGAAATCAAGACCAGAAAGATCTTCAGGTTTGAGAAATCACAATCAATGTCAAAACCGACACGTCCAGTGCAAGGTTGTCCCAAAATCCATTGATGCTGAAGGTCGTCCTATTAACAAAACAAGAGAAACCAATGAAGCTGTTCACAGTAGAATCAATCCCAAAGTTATAAGGGTGTCACCCTTAGCCGAGCCAAATAAAAGAGCTTACCTGAGAAAGGGTTAG
- the LOC108201971 gene encoding uncharacterized protein LOC108201971 isoform X2, producing MLQDVVNHPEQQLPIEDISSPLSAQILEFCESELFPETLQNSEVASSSNGCYEEHSSYTTNLTFSTPEANKDNIANNVTNKTFTNTPPITANNNTNISNLSIIFDSTEDLDNDISASIDFSSSPTLSVPQFLNGQQEQFDISLLQNQIGLADNAVDAALSQYANDPAVPQLMGPPFPAINEDECLSSMPSYMRMNPTSPACSLLDLGINSYLPSNLNRTLSTENSGIFTGNLFLGTDLQPQELEYQGDNGGIFCTEPLPRGYNSDLQTLSSESQHLVNSGANSTPLASELTNLEDSTFKVGKLSVEERKEKIHRYMKKRNERNFSKKIKYACRKTLADSRPRVRGRFAKNDDFGENTRTTCGIHEDDTDDDMRSIHVVVKEEDEMIDSSDIFAHISGVNSFKCNYSIQSWI from the exons ATGTTACAGGACGTGGTGAATCATCCCGAACAACAACTTCCCATT GAGGACATTTCTAGCCCGCTTAGTGCTCAAATTCTAGAATTTTGTGAATCTGAATTGTTTCCAGAAACACTGCAGAACTCAGAAGTTGCTTCGAGCTCAAACGGATGCTATGAGGAGCACTCTTCATATACGACCAACCTTACTTTTAGTACTCCAGAAGCCAACAAAGATAACATAGCTAACAATGTCacgaacaaaacatttacaaatACACCTCCTATTACTGCGAATAACAACACTAATATAAGCAATCTCTCCATAATCTTTGATTCCACTGAAGATCTTGACAATGATATCTCTGCTTCCATAGACTTTTCTTCCTCTCCTACACTTTCTGTTCCTCAATTTCTCAATGGTCAGCAGGAACAATTTGATATATCTTTGCTGCAAAATCAGATTGGACTGGCTGATAATGCTGTTGATGCCGCTCTCTCACAGTATGCGAATGACCCTGCTGTACCTCAGCTTATGGGGCCACCATTTCCTGCAATTAATGAAGATGAATGCTTATCTTCAATGCCATCTTACATGAGGATGAATCCTACATCGCCTGCCTGCTCGCTTCTTGATCTGGGAATAAATTCATATCTTCCTAGTAATCTCAATCGTACTCTTTCCACTGAAAATTCTGGGATCTTTACAGGGAATTTGTTTCTTGGAACTGATCTGCAGCCTCAAGAATTGGAATATCAAGGAGATAATGGTGGCATTTTCTGTACAGAACCTCTGCCACGTGGATATAATAGCGATCTTCAG ACACTGAGCAGCGAGAGCCAGCATCTCGTTAACAGTGGTGCAAATTCGACTCCTCTGGCTTCTGAGCTTACAAACTTGGAAGATTCAACATTCAAAGTAGGGAAACTCTCAGTTGAGGAAAGGAAAGAAAAGATCCATCGTTACATGAAGAAAAGGAACGAGAGGAATTTCAGCAAGAAAATTAAG TATGCTTGTCGAAAGACTCTAGCAGACAGCCGCCCTCGTGTCAGAGGAAGGTTTGCAAAGAACGATGATTTTGGAGAGAACACTAGAACTACATGTGGCATTCATGAAGATGACACAGATGACGACATGAGATCAATTCAT GTTGTTGTtaaagaagaagatgaaatGATCGATTCTTCGGATATATTTGCACATATAAGTGGTGTGAATTCATTCAAATGCAACTATTCCATCCAATCCTGGATATGA
- the LOC108202774 gene encoding uncharacterized protein LOC108202774 isoform X2, protein MYPKVKVRDEAQDVDEDDYATRFCKALDALSLHNFPSPPVKELEDNSLPSVVKIPKSYVSKPVMPMAPVSRAKSIKIKVVEEEKQNIRASSVPRPRAVLSSPDNDGLLKSKQKSRPERSSGLRNHNQCQNRHVQCKVVPKSIDAEGRPINKTRETNEAVHSRINPKVIRVSPLAEPNKRAYLRKG, encoded by the exons a TGTATCCAAAGGTGAAGGTGAGAGATGAAGCACAAGATGTTGATGAAGATGATTATGCTACAAGATTCTGTAAGGCTTTGGATGCTCTGTCCTTGCATAATTTTCCATCTCCCCCAG TAAAGGAACTTGAAGACAATTCTCTGCCGTCAGTAGTAAAAATTCCCAAGTCATATGTCTCAAAGCCAGTCATGCCAATGGCTCCTGTATCCAGAG CAAAGAGCATCAAAATAAAAGTTGTGgaggaagaaaaacaaaatattagagCTAGTTCAGTCCCCCGACCACGTGCTGTCTTATCTAGTCCTG ATAATGATGGTTTACTTAAAAGTAAGCAGAAATCAAGACCAGAAAGATCTTCAGGTTTGAGAAATCACAATCAATGTCAAAACCGACACGTCCAGTGCAAGGTTGTCCCAAAATCCATTGATGCTGAAGGTCGTCCTATTAACAAAACAAGAGAAACCAATGAAGCTGTTCACAGTAGAATCAATCCCAAAGTTATAAGGGTGTCACCCTTAGCCGAGCCAAATAAAAGAGCTTACCTGAGAAAGGGTTAG
- the LOC108201971 gene encoding uncharacterized protein LOC108201971 isoform X1: MNAMFYELIMFYELICSVMQEDISSPLSAQILEFCESELFPETLQNSEVASSSNGCYEEHSSYTTNLTFSTPEANKDNIANNVTNKTFTNTPPITANNNTNISNLSIIFDSTEDLDNDISASIDFSSSPTLSVPQFLNGQQEQFDISLLQNQIGLADNAVDAALSQYANDPAVPQLMGPPFPAINEDECLSSMPSYMRMNPTSPACSLLDLGINSYLPSNLNRTLSTENSGIFTGNLFLGTDLQPQELEYQGDNGGIFCTEPLPRGYNSDLQTLSSESQHLVNSGANSTPLASELTNLEDSTFKVGKLSVEERKEKIHRYMKKRNERNFSKKIKYACRKTLADSRPRVRGRFAKNDDFGENTRTTCGIHEDDTDDDMRSIHVVVKEEDEMIDSSDIFAHISGVNSFKCNYSIQSWI, encoded by the exons ATGAACGCGAtgttttatgaattaattatgttttatgAATTAATTTGTTCTGTTATGCAGGAGGACATTTCTAGCCCGCTTAGTGCTCAAATTCTAGAATTTTGTGAATCTGAATTGTTTCCAGAAACACTGCAGAACTCAGAAGTTGCTTCGAGCTCAAACGGATGCTATGAGGAGCACTCTTCATATACGACCAACCTTACTTTTAGTACTCCAGAAGCCAACAAAGATAACATAGCTAACAATGTCacgaacaaaacatttacaaatACACCTCCTATTACTGCGAATAACAACACTAATATAAGCAATCTCTCCATAATCTTTGATTCCACTGAAGATCTTGACAATGATATCTCTGCTTCCATAGACTTTTCTTCCTCTCCTACACTTTCTGTTCCTCAATTTCTCAATGGTCAGCAGGAACAATTTGATATATCTTTGCTGCAAAATCAGATTGGACTGGCTGATAATGCTGTTGATGCCGCTCTCTCACAGTATGCGAATGACCCTGCTGTACCTCAGCTTATGGGGCCACCATTTCCTGCAATTAATGAAGATGAATGCTTATCTTCAATGCCATCTTACATGAGGATGAATCCTACATCGCCTGCCTGCTCGCTTCTTGATCTGGGAATAAATTCATATCTTCCTAGTAATCTCAATCGTACTCTTTCCACTGAAAATTCTGGGATCTTTACAGGGAATTTGTTTCTTGGAACTGATCTGCAGCCTCAAGAATTGGAATATCAAGGAGATAATGGTGGCATTTTCTGTACAGAACCTCTGCCACGTGGATATAATAGCGATCTTCAG ACACTGAGCAGCGAGAGCCAGCATCTCGTTAACAGTGGTGCAAATTCGACTCCTCTGGCTTCTGAGCTTACAAACTTGGAAGATTCAACATTCAAAGTAGGGAAACTCTCAGTTGAGGAAAGGAAAGAAAAGATCCATCGTTACATGAAGAAAAGGAACGAGAGGAATTTCAGCAAGAAAATTAAG TATGCTTGTCGAAAGACTCTAGCAGACAGCCGCCCTCGTGTCAGAGGAAGGTTTGCAAAGAACGATGATTTTGGAGAGAACACTAGAACTACATGTGGCATTCATGAAGATGACACAGATGACGACATGAGATCAATTCAT GTTGTTGTtaaagaagaagatgaaatGATCGATTCTTCGGATATATTTGCACATATAAGTGGTGTGAATTCATTCAAATGCAACTATTCCATCCAATCCTGGATATGA
- the LOC108202774 gene encoding uncharacterized protein LOC108202774 isoform X3, translated as MYPKVKVRDEAQDVDEDDYATRFCKALDALSLHNFPSPPVKELEDNSLPSVVKIPKSYVSKPVMPMAPVSRDNDGLLKSKQKSRPERSSGLRNHNQCQNRHVQCKVVPKSIDAEGRPINKTRETNEAVHSRINPKVIRVSPLAEPNKRAYLRKG; from the exons a TGTATCCAAAGGTGAAGGTGAGAGATGAAGCACAAGATGTTGATGAAGATGATTATGCTACAAGATTCTGTAAGGCTTTGGATGCTCTGTCCTTGCATAATTTTCCATCTCCCCCAG TAAAGGAACTTGAAGACAATTCTCTGCCGTCAGTAGTAAAAATTCCCAAGTCATATGTCTCAAAGCCAGTCATGCCAATGGCTCCTGTATCCAGAG ATAATGATGGTTTACTTAAAAGTAAGCAGAAATCAAGACCAGAAAGATCTTCAGGTTTGAGAAATCACAATCAATGTCAAAACCGACACGTCCAGTGCAAGGTTGTCCCAAAATCCATTGATGCTGAAGGTCGTCCTATTAACAAAACAAGAGAAACCAATGAAGCTGTTCACAGTAGAATCAATCCCAAAGTTATAAGGGTGTCACCCTTAGCCGAGCCAAATAAAAGAGCTTACCTGAGAAAGGGTTAG
- the LOC108202773 gene encoding 28 kDa ribonucleoprotein, chloroplastic, whose translation MAASAAISSSFSTSMQSLNCIRSKNSSHLSDHLRLATFKPQVSPISHSLFIEPVIIIAATKGHARRSMTAAVAQEQAALTADTEDVEAEVVLKAEDEVVNDEVESEGEQVMSSGEDSPVNTKLYFGNLPYLCDSAQLAGIIQDYGSPELVEVLYNRDTGKSRGFAFVTMSTVEDCQAVIDNLDGSVYGGRTLRVNFADKPKPKEPLYPETEHKLFIGNLSWTVTSESLTQAFRQYGNVVGGRVLFDGDTGRSRGYGFVCFPSKAEMETALQSLDGAELEGRAMRVSLAQGKRE comes from the exons ATGGCCGCCTCTGCCGCCATAAGCTCCTCCTTCTCCACGTCAATGCAGAGCCTCAACTGCATCCGCTCCAAGAACTCGTCTCACCTCTCTGATCATCTCAGGCTGGCCACTTTCAAGCCGCAAGTGTCACCTATTTCTCACTCACTTTTTATTGAGCCTGTGATCATCATTGCTGCTACAAAGGGCCATGCACGTAGGTCTATGACAGCAGCAGTGGCGCAGGAGCAGGCTGCGTTAACGGCTGATACTGAGGATGTGGAGGCAGAGGTGGTATTAAAGGCTGAGGATGAGGTAGTGAATGATGAAGTGGAATCGGAGGGAGAACAAGTGATGAGTAGCGGAGAAGATAGTCCTGTAAACACTAAGCTGTACTTTGGAAACTTACCTTATCTTTGTGACAGTGCTCAGCTTGCTGGAATTATTCAAGATTATGGTAGCCCTGAGCTAGTTGAG GTTCTTTATAACAGAGACACCGGAAAGAGCAGAGGATTCGCATTTGTTACAATGAGTACTGTTGAAGATTGCCAGGCAGTCATAGACAATCTCGATGGAAGT GTATATGGAGGGCGAACATTGAGGGTAAATTTTGCAGacaaaccaaaaccaaaagagCCTTTATACCCAGAAACAGAACATAAACTTTTTATCGGCAACTTATCATGGACAGTTACATCTGAAAGTTTGACCCAAGCTTTTCGACAGTATGGGAACGTAGTTGGAGGCAGAGTTCTATTTGATGGAGACACTGGAAGGTCCCGTGGCTATGGTTTCGTATGCTTCCCCTCTAAAGCAGAGATGGAAACAGCCCTACAGTCACTGGATGGAGCG GAACTGGAAGGACGAGCAATGCGTGTAAGCCTAGCTCAAGGAAAGCGAGAATAA